The genomic DNA TGCCCCTGACCCGCTTTCGCTCGGGCTACGCGAAGGCTCCGAGCTCGGCGCCGTCGTGGGGGTCGGCTGGAGTGAGCTCGGGCTCGGCGTGGGCTCCCGGGACGGCTCCGGCGACTGCGTCGCGGGCGGAGTGGTCGGGTCCGTGGTGGGACGCGACGGCGGCGTGGTGGGCGGTGTCTGCGTCGGGGACGGCACCTGGGGCGTGCCCACGGGAGCGGGCAGGGTCGGCAGGGGCGCGGGTGCCGGCGTCCATGCGGGCTGAGGCGCGGCGGGGGCCGGCTGGGCCCACGGCGTGTAGAACGGCGAGGGCGACACGGACGGCGCGGAAGACGGCGGCACACTCCCGGCCTGGAGGGTGGGGTATGACGAGTGCGACTCGGCCAGCGTTGGGTGCGTCCCGCCCGACTGAACGGGGCCGATGGCCACTTGCTCCGCGACGGGCCTGCGGGAGATGGTGGTTGAGACGAGGACTCGCTGGAGGCTTCCGTCCTTGGAGGCCTCCACGCGGTAGACCCGCACCCGCTGGCCCGGGCTGCCGGCGCGCATGACGCGGCGCGTGCCCGAGGCCATGTTGGGATCCACATACTGCTCCGACATGTACGGGATCTGCTCATCCTCCTTGACGGTGAGAGGCAGCTGAAGCTTCTGCACATAGATGATCATGCCGTCATGGATGAGCGAGGACGGCAGGACCCCGTTGACCGCGGCGAGCGGCTCGTTGAGATCCAGCCCGGTCCGCTCGAGAAGCTCCCGGACGGTGGCCACGCGCGTGAACACCTGGAAAGACTTGTTGCCGGAGACAATGGTGACCTCCCGGGCCAGGTCCACGACGAGCGGCCCCGTGAGACGGTCCAGGCTTGTGTCCTCCGGGACGTTCGGCACGGCATGCCCGGCGTAGCCGAGCTCGTCGAGAAGGTGGCCCACCGTCAGGGAGGAGGTGCGCACGGTCTTGGTCTCGCCGTTGACGATCACCGTGACGGTCTGCTCCTGGGCCCGGAGCGCCGATGATCCCGCAGCGGCGATGGTGGAGCTTCTGCCGACGGGAAGATAGGCGACGGTCCCGGCGACGAGCGCCACGATGACGAGGGCCTGCGGGATGGCCCGGCGGGAAAGCCAGGCCGGCTGGGCGTGAGGGGATGGGGACTCTGTCATGTTCCGCTCACCTCCCGGTGAAGACTCGCATACTGGCGGTGCCTGTGAGCCTGCCAGGCACGACGGCGCCGGACAGGGTCATCTCATTCTAGAAGAGACGACTGTGACCGTCGAGCCCCCGCCGGGATGGAGTATCAGGTGTGGTCGTGAAGCTGCTCGAACGGCGGAACCCTCCGCTGCCTCCACAGCCGCCTGCCGTGCCCGGCCAGGTCGAGCGCAAGGCGGAGCGGGGTCCTCCGCCCAAGGACGAATTCTTCGGAGAGGCGGCTGCGCCACTCGGGGAGGCTCACCGTCCAGAACCAGCTGTCCCTCTTACCCACGGCCACCGCCACACGGGAGAACCCCCCCGACTTCTCGGCAGGCAGATGCCACACCGTGAGGTCGCCGTCGTCGGCCCTGACCCCCCGCATGGAGTGGGCGGTCCAGATGCGCCGGACGCGGTGGTCGAGGCTCGCGACGTCCTGACGGTGGAGCGCGTAGTTCATGATGTGCTCCTCCGTGCGCAGGTAGTCCGTGCGCCCGGCCTCGAACTCTGCGAGGGCCGTCTCCCACGCCCTCTCCGCACGGGCCTGGATGGCGCGCACGGACGGGCCCTGGAAGACGTACATCTCCCCGCCGTAGTACCACGGCAGGGTGCGGTCTCCGTCAATCCGCGCGTGGGCCTCCGCCGACGTTAACCGGGATACCCCGTTGTACATGTGCCGTGCCGGCATCTTCAGGGCGTACGCCCCGCACTGCCCGCCGAGTTCCTCGACGAGCTCCTCGAGCGGGCGGATGACGACGACGTCCGGGTCGAGGAGAATGCAAGGGCGCTCGTCGAGCCCCGCGACGACGTCGAGAACGAAGACCGAGGCCTGGAATGAGGGCAGGAAGCCCTGGGGAGCTTTGTGCAGGAAGGGGATGACCTCACTCGCCACCCCCAGCGCCTCGAAGTCCGTGCGGTGCCGCTCCGGCAAGGGCGCATTGGAGATGAACACCAGCTCGGCGTCAGGCGAGACCCGCTTGACGGAGGCGAACGCGACCTTCATGCATTCGAAGTACCGGTCTACGGGGTTCGCAGCCTGAATGTTGGGGTTGATCTGCTCGTGCTCGTCCAACTGAGCGAAGGGCACGAGCACTCGCAGAGGCTGAGAGAATCCCTGGGACACAGGCTGTCTCCTGGCGGTTGTCGTCGTCGAGCGGCGGCGGCGCACTCGTGTGTGTCTCATGTGCGGTGCCCAGCGATCAGAAGCAGTGAAAAGCGCTTCTCTCCTACGGTTGTCCGCTCGTCATCAATTCTCCCAGACCGCGGAACATGCCACAACCAAAGCAGGCCATTCACAGGCAAATGTGACGGAGAAAGCATCACCACTGCCCGTAGACGGCCTCGGTGTTGGCCACGGACAGGTCGCAGAACTCGGCCAAGTCCATCCCCAGCGTCTCGGCGATGAAGCGGACGGTCACGGGCGTCATGTACGTGGCGTTGGGCTGGCCGCGGTAGGGGTGCGGCGTGAGGTACGGCTGGTCAGTCTCCGTGAGGATGAGCTCGGGGCGCGCGATGCGCAGGGCGGCCTGAAGCTCGGTGGAGTTGGCGAACGTCACCGTGCCGGAGAAGGACATCCGCCACCCCCGCTCGTTGCACAGGCGCGCGAGGTCAGGGCCACCCGAGAAGCAGTGGAAGACGATGGGGATCTCGGGGCGGACGTCCTCGAGGATGCGGACGACGTCGTCGTGCGCGTCTCGGTCGTGGATCTGGACGGCCTTGCCGAGCCGCTCGGCGATCTCCAGGTGGGCGCGGAAGGACTCCTCTTGCCACCCGATCCCCTCGGGGCCAGTGCGGAAGCGGTCCATGCCGGTCTCGCCGAGTGCGCGGATCCGGGGGTGGTCCGCGATGCGGGCGATCTCCTCAAGGGCCGCATGCAGCGTGCCCGCCGCGCCGAGCTCTGCGGCGTCGTTGGGGTGGATGGCCACGGCGCCGAGGAGGCGGGGCTCGGTCTCGACGACGTCGCGCGTGAAACGTGCCGACTCGAGGTCGAAGGCGACCTGGACCGCTCGGGTCACCCCCACGGCCTCTGCCGCGTCCATGGCCTCCGCGGGCGTCACAGGGGGCAGGCCCGGCCGGAGGTTGAGGTGCGTGTGATTGTCGACGACGGGGCGCGGCAGCGGCTCGGGCGCCGGCGGGTACTCGCGGCGCCGCCGGGCCTTGAGCTCCTTCGCGGTGAGGGTCTCAGGGTCCGGGGCATCCTGGGGCCGGTAGGCACAGGGAATCGCTGAGGTGCACATGTTCTCGAGCTTAGCGGCCGCGCTCCCCCGCCGCCCCCGCGCCGCCGGCCCGTTTGCCCCTCGGCGGTGGTTGTCAACCTGTGTGGAGTCAGTGTCGGGCCAGTTCAGGGCATGGGGTATTGATCCCAGCCCACCCGGGCTGCCTCACAACGACCGGGACCCCACCCCGGAAGCGGGAGGGGTGCGTCTTCGCGTACGAGCGCAGCGTCTTCTCTCGCGCCTGATGGGAGCGCTTCCATGCCCCGGAATACACCTCGTCCGGAGTGAAGTACCCGATGCCACGGTGGTAATGCTCCCTGTTGTACCAATTCACATGCGCGGTAACGAACTCTCGGGCATGCTCCAAGTCCGTGAACACAGCCGGAGCGCCGGGACGGTATTTCATCGTGCGGAACTCGGATTCCTTGAACGCGTTGTCGTTGCTCACTCGCGGGCGATTGAAACTCATCCGGACTCCCAGGCCCGTGAGGAACCCTGTCAGAAGATTCGAGCGCATCGCCGAGCCTGAATCCGAATGGACCACATCCGGAATGACTCCGCCGGCTGTGGTGATGGCCTCCAGGAACACGTCCCGGGCCAGAACGTCCTGCTCGCTGTCGTGAACCGCGAACCCGACGATCTTGCGCGAGTACAGGTCCATGACGCTGTAGGCGTGGAAGTGCTGTCCGACGTACGGGCCTGGCAGCAGTGTGATGTCCCAGCACCAGGCCTGATTCGCCGCCGAGGCGAACACCACTGGCGCTTTCACCGGGGCCCGGCGGGCCCGCTTGGACCGCACGACGGGGCGGTTGCCGCGGGGCAGGGTGCGCGCGATCCTCGACCACGTGCTCAACGAGCCGAGCATGCGCCCCTGGGACCAGTGCTTGGCGAACGTGTCGCTCACGCTGCTCCCTTCAGCCCAGCCCTGTGTGATGGCCCCAGCGATTTCCTCTCGTTCCTGGGGGCTGAGCGCGGCGGGCTGCACCCGGTCTGCTTGGGGTGTTGGGGAGGGGACTTTCGCGCGCGGCTTCTGCCGGTAGTGCCAGGTGGAGCGGGCAATGCCTAAAAGGCTCAGGGTTCCTCGCAGGGAGTATCCGGGCTGGGCACAGATGGTGTCGACGAGGTCGTGTTCGCGCTGTAGAAAGTCGAGGGAGCGTTGGTCCTCGGGGTGGGATCGGATGAATGCTCGCTCATCGTGTGCATCATCCCGATAGCTTTTCCCAGCGCTTCACTCACGGTGCGGTGGGCTTGTGCTTCTTCTCGCAGCTGCGCGATCTGCGCGGCGTGTTGGTCTTTCAGGTCTTGGATTTCTTGCTCTCGGGCGGCAAGGAGCTTCTCCAGGTGGGGAAGACGTGCGGGATTTGAAGGCATAGAGGCAGTGTCTCGGGGGATCAGGCCGCGGTCAAGATCGCCTTCGAAGTACGCGGAACGCCACGAGGTTAGCTGATGGCGAGAGAAGGGCTGCTCGCGGAGCCAAGCCCCTTTCCTTCCGTAAGGAACTTGGTGGTAGGCCAGGATGGCTGCTCGTTTTTCCTCGGCGGTGTAGCGCGCACGCATGGTGAGGGGTCCTTGTCTGTGGGCTGGTTGCGAGCCGGAGTGACTCACAACCAGCCTGACCCCCAGCGCGGAATAGCGTTTGCCACCGACATTGCCGGTGGCAAACGCCAAACAAGGGGGCATACACGCGCGGGGCGGCCGCGCGCGGGGCATACGCGCGCGGGGCGGCCGCGAAAGGGGTGCTACGCGCGCGCCTCGTCAGCCCACGGGTCCGAGAACCCGATGTACTGCGTGCTGAGGTACTCCTCGATGCCCTCGAAGCCGCCCTCGCGGCCGATGCCGGACATCTTCACGCCGCCGAACGGCGCGGCCGGGTTGGAGACCACGCCGGCATTGATGCCGAGCATGCCGGTCTCGAGCCGCTCCCCCATTCGCAGGGCGCGGTTGAGGTCCTTCGTGAAGGCGTAGCAGACGAGCCCGTAGTCGGCGGCGTTGGCGAGGTTCACGGCCTCCTCCTCGGTGGAGAAGGTGATGACGGGCGCCACGGGGCCGAAGATCTCCTCGGAGAGGACCCGGGCCTCGGCCGGCACGCCGCTGAGGAGCGTGGGCTCGAAGAAGTAGCCGGGGCCGTCGACGGGCTTGCCGCCCGTGACGACGTTCGCGCCCCGGGACACAGCGTCCTCGACGAGCTCCTTGACCTTCTCGCGCGAGTCGGCGTCGATGAGCGGGCCAAGGGTGGACTTCTCCTCGGTCCCGCGCGCCGGGGTGAGGGACGCGAGCTTCTTCGCGAACTTCTCCGAGAACTCGTCGGCGACGCTCTCGTGGACGATGAACCGGTTGGCGGCCGTGCAGGCCTCGCCCATGTTGCGCATCTTGGCGAGCAGGGCGCCCTCGACAGCCTTGTCCAGGTCCGCGTCCTCGAAGACGAGGAACGGCGCGTTGCCGCCGAGCTCCATCGACGTGCGCAGGACCCTCTTGGCCGAGGCGGCGATGAGCCCCTGACCCACCTCGGTCGAGCCGGTGAAGGAGAGCTTGCGCAGCCGGGAGTCCTCAAGCAGCGGGCCCGTGACCTTGGACGCGCTCTTCGTCGTGATGACGTTGAGGACGCCGTCCGGAAGCCCAGCCTCGCGGAGGAGGTCGGCGAAGAGGAGGGAGGTGAGCGGTGTCAGCGTCGCGGGCTTGAGCACCATCGTGCAGCCCGCCGCGATGGCGGGGGCGATCTTGCGCGTCGCCATCGCCAGCGGGAAGTTCCACGGCGTGATGAGCAGGCACGGTCCCACGGGGCGCTTGGCCACCATGAGGCGCGTCTTGCCGTCGGGGGCGGTCGCATACCGGCCGGAGATGCGCGCGGCCTCCTCGGAGAACCATCGGAGGAACTCGCCGCCGTAGGCCACCTCGCCGCGGGCCTCGGCAAGCGGCTTGCCCATCTCGAGCGTCATGAGGAGGGCGAAGTCGTCGGCCCTCTCCTGGAGCAGGTCGAACGCCTTGCGCAGGATCTCGGCGCGCTCGCGGGGGGCCGTGCGGGCCCAGCTCTCCTGGACTGAGCAGGCGGCGTCGAGCGCGGCCTGGCCGTCCTTCGGGGACGCCGAGGCGATGGTCAGGAGGACCTCGCCGGTCGCCGGGTCCTCCACGTCGATGGTCTCGCCCTCGGATCCGTCAACCCAGGACCCGCCGATGAGCAGCTTCGTGGGGACGGATTCGAGCAGGGTCTTCTCGGCGGACGTCGTCTCGCTCATGCCAGCGGCTCCTTCGCTCAGGCGGGCCGCCTCGCCGGGCGGTCCTCACAGACAGGTGTCGTCCTGAGACTATGCCCTCTCGGCCCTGCGTGCCAGGTCCGTCACACAACAGCGTGCCCCGGCCGCTGTGCGCTCGCACCGCGCCAGCACCGTCGTCGGCCGCTCACAGCGCGGACGCCCGCGCACCCCGACCCAACGGGCAGCCGCCCTACCCCACCACGAGGAGGACCGCTATGGCGAGCATGACGACGCCCACGCCCGCGTCAACCGCCCGCCAGACGCCCGGACGCGCGAAGACCGGCGCGAGCGCCCTGGCACCGAAGCCCAGCGCGGGGAACCACAGCAGGCTCGCCGCCATGGCCCCCGCCGCCGCCACCCACGTGTGCTCGCCGAACCGGTTGACCACGGTGCCCAGCGTCAGGACCGTGTCCAGGTAGACGTGAGGGTTGAGCAGGGTCAGGGCGAGCGCCGTGAGCGCCACGGAGCCGGCACTGCGCGGCGCCTCGGCCGCCAGCCCGTCCGAGCCCCGCACCGCCGAGCGGAAGGACGTGAACGCGAACCACACGAGGTACGCCGCACCACCCCACCGCAGCGCCACGAGCACCCACGGGGCCAAGGACGACACGGCCCCGATGCTCGCAGCCCCCAGGGCGATGAGCGCCAGGTCCGCCCCGGCGCAGATCGCGACGACCACCCACACGTGCTCGCGCCGAATGCCCTGCCGCAGCACGTACGCGTTCTGCGCGCCGATGGCCACGATGAGGCCCAGGCCCGCGAAGAATCCGGTAGTCAGAGGGGCAAGGGCGTCAGCGTTCATTCCGCCAACGCTACTCGCCAGCGCGCGCCTACGGCGTGCCGCGGGACGCGAGGACCGCCTGGTAGACCTCCCGCTTGGGCAGGCGGTGCCGCTCAGCCACCACGGCGCACGCGTCCTTGAGGCGGTGGCCCCCGGCCACGAGGCGCTCGACGTCGGCCAGCATGTCGCCTCCGACCTCCTCGCCCCGCTCCGGCGCGCCCTCAACGACGACGACGATCTCGCCGCGCAGCTGCTCCGCCGTGGCCCGCTCGGCCAAGTCCGCGAGGGTGCCGCGCAGCACCTGCTCGTAGTGCTTCGTCATCTCCCGGCACACGGCGGCCGGGCGGGAGGGGCCGAACGCCAGGGCCAGGTCTTCGAGCATGTCGTCGATTCGGTGCGGCGCCTCGAAGAAGACGAGCGTCCGGGACTCCCCCGAGAGGTCGCTGAGCCGCGAGCGCCGCTCCCCCGTCTTGCGGGGCAGGAAGCCCTCGAATGCGAAGCGGTCCGAGGCGATCCCCGAGACCGCGAGCGCCGTGATGGCGGCGCTCGGCCCGGGCACGCACGTGACGGTCACGCCCCGCTCGGCGGCCAGGCGCACGAGCCGGTACCCGGGGTCCGAGACGGCGGGCATCCCGGCGTCCGTCACGAGCACCACCTCCGCGCCAGCCTCAGCGAGGTCCACGAGGCCCGCCGCGGACGTCTCCTCGTTGTGCTCGTGGTGGGCCAGGACGCGGGCGGTGATGTCCAGCCCCAGCGCGGACTGGAGCCGCTGGAACGTGCGGGTGTCCTCCGCCGCGATGACGTCCGCTCCTTGGAGGATCTCTGAGAGGCGGGGGGAGGCGTCCCCGAGGTTGCCGATCGGGGTGCCGGCGAGGACGATTCGTCCCGCGCTCGCGGTGTCTGGGCTCATGGAGGCTCTTCTTTCAGTTCGTCTCCCCCCAACCCTAGTCACACGACCTGTGCCTACGATGGTGAGGTGAAACCGCTGCCGCGCCTGTCGCCCCTCTGGGCTGTCGTCTTCGCCCTCGTGACGGCGCTGGCGGCGGCTCTGCGCCTGACCGGTCTGAACTCTCCGCACGCGCTGATCTTCGACGAGACCTACTACGCCAAGGACGCGTGGGCGCTGCTCAGCTCCGGGTTCGAGCGCTCGTGGGGCCCGGACGCGGACAAGCAGTGGCTCGCGGGGTCCACGGCGGGCATGGGCGCGTCCGGCTCGTACGTGGTCCACCCGCCGCTCGGCAAGTGGCTCATTGCGCTGGGCCTCGGCGCGTTCGGCATGGAGCATGCGGTGGGGTGGCGGATCGCGCCAGCCGTCGTCGGCACCCTGACTGTTCCCCTGCTCGCCTTCACTGCCCGGCGCCTGCTGCGCAGCAACCTGTGGGGCGCGGTGGCCGGCTTCCTCCTCGCGGTGGACGGGATGCACCTCGTCATGTCGCGGGCGGCCCTCCTGGACATCTTCCTCACGTTCTTCCTCCTGCTCGCGTTCTTCTTCCTGGTCCGGGACCGGGATGCGGCCGACGACGCCGCCTTCGGCAGCACCTCCCCCCGCCGTCCGCTCGTTCCTGTCCGCGGCTGGCGCCTCCTCGCGGGGGTGAGCCTGGGGCTGGCGCTCGGCGTCAAGTGGTCCGCCCTCGCGTTCGTGGCGGTGTTCGGCCTCATGACGTGGCTCTGGGACGTGGCGCGCCGCCGGCGGGCGGGCGGCTCGCGGCCGGTCTGGAACGCGGTGGCGGACGCGGGCACGGCCCTGTGGCAGACCGTCGTCGTCGCCGCCCCCGTCTACGTGGCCACGTGGGCCGGGTGGATCGCCACGCGGGGCGGGTACTTCCGCACGTGGGGCGAGGAGCACGCGCACCCGGCGTGGCTGCCGGACTGGGCGGCGTCTCTGGCCCACTACCACGCGAGCGCCTACACGTTCCACAACGAGCTCGACGCAGACCACCCGTACGAGGCCCAGGCCGTCACGTGGCTGTTCCAGGGGCGCCCGACCTCGTTCTTCTACGAGGAGTCCGCCGCGGGGACCGCCGGCTGCGCGGCCGCGAAGTGCTCTTCCGCCATCACGGACCTCGGCAATCCGCTCATCTGGTGGGCGGGGGCGCTCAGTCTCATCGTTGTCACGGCCGCCTGGCTTCTCCGGCGGGACGGGCGAGCGGGCGCGGCGCTCGCGGGCGTCCTGGCGGGCCTGGGCCCGTGGTTCGCGTTCCCGAGCCGGACGATGTTCACGTTCTACTCCGTGAGCTTCGAGCCGTGGCTCATCCTGTGCCTTGTCTACGCCCTGGCGCTCGCGCTCTCGAGCGCGCGCACGCCCCGGAGCCGGGCCGTCGTGGCCTGGTGCATCGCGGGGTTCGTCTGCGTCGCTGCGGCCCTGAGCGCGTGGTTCTGGCCCATCTGGACGGGTCAGGCCATCCCGTACGAGCAGTGGCGCCTGCGCATGTGGTTCGACTCCTGGATCTAGGCTGTCCCTGCACTCCTGGATCGAGGCTGTCCCTGCCGGGCCCTGCTGTGCGGCGAATCGCTAGACTTGAGCCCGTGATGGACAGCACCACGCCCCTCGCGGCGGACCTCCCAGACGAATCGAACATCTCCGATCTCCTCCTCAGCAGGCACGCTGTCGACCCCTCCCGCGTGCTGTTCGTCCGCAAGACGGCGGACGGGTACTCGGACATCACGGCTGAGGATTTCCTGGGCAGGGTGACTGCTGCGGCCAAGGGGCTCATGGCCCTCGGCGTGACGCCCGGGCAGAGCGTCGCCGTCATGTCCTCGACGCGCATCGAGTGGACCGTCGCGGACTTCGCCATCTTCTTCGCCGGCGCCGTCACGGTGCCCATCTATGAGACGTCGAGCGCGCACCAGACGGCGTGGATCCTCTCTGACTCGGAGATTCGGGTCGCGTTCGCGGAGAACGAGCAGAAGGCCGAGGTCCTGCGCCAGGCGGCTCGCGTCAACAGCGCCGAGCCCCCGCAGATCATCCTCTTGTCCGACGACGGCCTGGCGGACCTTGCCCGCCGCGGGGAGGGCGTCACAGACGCCGAGCTCGAGGCCGCCCGCAGCTCCCGCACCCTGGACGACGTGGCGACGGTCGTCTACACGTCCGGCACCACCGGTCAGCCCAAGGGCTGCGAGATCACCCACCGCAGCTTCGCGGTGGTCTCCGTCAACGCGGTCGAGTTCCTCCCGGAGTTCCTCAAGGCCCCGGACGCCCGGACCATCATGTTCCTGCCGCTGGCCCACGTCCTGGCGCGCTGCGTGCAGCTCGTGTGCATTGAGCGCGGCATCACGCTCCTCCACGCCACGGGCGCGGCCGGTCTCGTCGACGACATGGCCGCCTTCCGCCCGACCTTCCTCCTCGCCGTCCCCCGCGTCTTCGAGAAGATCTACGCGCAGGCCCGCTCCCAGGCCCAGTCCGGCGGCAAGGGGCGCATCTTCGACGCGGCCGCGAAGACGGCCATCGACTACTCCCGGGCCGAGAGGCCGGGTCCGCTCCTGCGGGCCAAGCACGCAGTGTTCGACCGCCTGGTCTACCGCCGGATCCGGGACGTCTTCGGCGGCCTCGTCAAGTACACGGTCTCGGGGGCGAGCCCCCTTGCCCCGTCCTTGTCCCACTTCTTCGACGGAGCCGGCATCGTCATCCTCGAGGGCTACGGCCTGACCGAGTCCACGGCGCCGCTGACCGTCAACCCGGTCCGCGAGCCGCGGATCGGCACCGTGGGCCTGCCCATGCCCGGCACGACGCTGCGCATCGCGGAGGACGGCGAGGTCCTCGCCCGTGGCGTCGGCATTTTCAGCGGGTACCGCAACAACGAGGAGGCCACCCGCCAGTCGTTCCGGGACGGGTGGTTCGCCACCGGGGACATGGGGCGCCTCGACGAGGACGGCTACCTGACCATCACGGGCCGCAAGAAGGAGCTCATCGTCACGGCCGGCGGCAAGAATGTGGCCCCCACGCCGCTCGAGGAGCGCATCCGGGAGCACGACCTCGTGGACCAGGCCGTGCTCATCGGGGAGGGGCGGCCGTTCGTCTCCGCCATCATCGCGCTGGACGCCGAGGCGCTCCCCCGGTGGTCAAAGGCGGAGCTGGGCCGCACGATCTCCCCCGAGGAGGCCGTGACGAGCGAGGAGGTCCGGGCGGCCGTCCAGACCCAGGTGGACTACGCGAACGAGCTCGTCTCCCGCGCGGAGGGCGTTCGCCGGTTCGTGCTGACCACGGAGCCGTTCGACGAGGGCTCGGGGCGTCTCACGCCGTCCCTCAAGCTGCGCCGCTCCGTGGTCCTCACGGATTTCGCCGACGAGATCGAGTCCCTCTACCGGCGGTGACGAGCGCCGCGAGGCAGAGGCCCACGGTGACGAGGGCGATGAGAATGCCCGCGTCCATCCAGAACTGCTCGGGGTAGACGCGGATGAGCGTGTCCCGCGTGGAGAACATCCACGTCCCGTCCTTGAAGAACAGGGAGTGGACCCACGCGAAGAAGCGCTCGAAGCCGAGGACGGCGCTGACCGCGAGCGCGGCCATGAGACCGAGCGTCAGGATCGCGCCGCCGCGCAGTGCGCCGCGGGCGAGCGCCGGGGTCCGGCGGAGCAGCAGCAGAATGAGGACGATCACGCAGGCAGCGAGGAGCGTGAGGTCGAGGCCCGTGCCGAGCACAGCCTTGACGTCAGCCATGTGGCTGACCTCTTCGGGCCGGAACGCGGCGCCGCCCCCGGGCAGGCGGAGCCCGGACAGGTACCGCTCATCCGCGTCGTTGGCGATGTATTCCAGGCCGTACGAGCCGTAGAGCAGCCGGTCAGCCTCGGAGAACCCGAAGGGGTCCTCCGGGAAGCCGGGCCTCGCGTACTCGAACGCGAGGAAGGTGTGGCTCATGGCCGCGCGGACGCCGAGGCCCAGGGCCGCGGCGGGGAAGAGAAGGGCGGCGAGGGCCGCGGCGAGCCTGCGCAGCATCAGACCCCGTACTCCTTCCACGGCACGTTCCAGTCCATGAAGCCCTTGTCCATGGAGGCGGTGCCGTTGCCGGTGTCCCGGACCTCGATGTAGTCACCGATCGTGAAGTTCTCGTAGATGAACTTGGCCCCGTCCTCGGCCAGGCTCACGCATCCGTGCGAGATGCGGTCCCTGCCGAGCGCGGGCAGGGCCGAGTCAAGGACCTTGTGGACGAACACGCCCGTCGAGGTGAGCCGCGACGTGTACTCGTACTCGAACGGCTCGTAGTAGTCCTGGTCCCCCGGCTTGAGGCCGATGGACTCGGCACGGAACATCGTCTTGCGGGCCTGCTCCATGATCGGGAAGATTCCGTCCGCGCTGGGCCAGCGCTCGTTGCCGAGCGTCGTCGGGAACGTCCTGACGTGCTTGCCG from Falsarthrobacter nasiphocae includes the following:
- a CDS encoding G5 domain-containing protein codes for the protein MTESPSPHAQPAWLSRRAIPQALVIVALVAGTVAYLPVGRSSTIAAAGSSALRAQEQTVTVIVNGETKTVRTSSLTVGHLLDELGYAGHAVPNVPEDTSLDRLTGPLVVDLAREVTIVSGNKSFQVFTRVATVRELLERTGLDLNEPLAAVNGVLPSSLIHDGMIIYVQKLQLPLTVKEDEQIPYMSEQYVDPNMASGTRRVMRAGSPGQRVRVYRVEASKDGSLQRVLVSTTISRRPVAEQVAIGPVQSGGTHPTLAESHSSYPTLQAGSVPPSSAPSVSPSPFYTPWAQPAPAAPQPAWTPAPAPLPTLPAPVGTPQVPSPTQTPPTTPPSRPTTDPTTPPATQSPEPSREPTPSPSSLQPTPTTAPSSEPSRSPSESGSGASPSSTGTPSADPRLSSLPNTGTESGSTQATAEAAEPSP
- a CDS encoding TatD family hydrolase, which codes for MCTSAIPCAYRPQDAPDPETLTAKELKARRRREYPPAPEPLPRPVVDNHTHLNLRPGLPPVTPAEAMDAAEAVGVTRAVQVAFDLESARFTRDVVETEPRLLGAVAIHPNDAAELGAAGTLHAALEEIARIADHPRIRALGETGMDRFRTGPEGIGWQEESFRAHLEIAERLGKAVQIHDRDAHDDVVRILEDVRPEIPIVFHCFSGGPDLARLCNERGWRMSFSGTVTFANSTELQAALRIARPELILTETDQPYLTPHPYRGQPNATYMTPVTVRFIAETLGMDLAEFCDLSVANTEAVYGQW
- a CDS encoding DDE-type integrase/transposase/recombinase; protein product: MSDTFAKHWSQGRMLGSLSTWSRIARTLPRGNRPVVRSKRARRAPVKAPVVFASAANQAWCWDITLLPGPYVGQHFHAYSVMDLYSRKIVGFAVHDSEQDVLARDVFLEAITTAGGVIPDVVHSDSGSAMRSNLLTGFLTGLGVRMSFNRPRVSNDNAFKESEFRTMKYRPGAPAVFTDLEHAREFVTAHVNWYNREHYHRGIGYFTPDEVYSGAWKRSHQAREKTLRSYAKTHPSRFRGGVPVVVRQPGWAGINTPCPELARH
- a CDS encoding NAD-dependent succinate-semialdehyde dehydrogenase; this encodes MSETTSAEKTLLESVPTKLLIGGSWVDGSEGETIDVEDPATGEVLLTIASASPKDGQAALDAACSVQESWARTAPRERAEILRKAFDLLQERADDFALLMTLEMGKPLAEARGEVAYGGEFLRWFSEEAARISGRYATAPDGKTRLMVAKRPVGPCLLITPWNFPLAMATRKIAPAIAAGCTMVLKPATLTPLTSLLFADLLREAGLPDGVLNVITTKSASKVTGPLLEDSRLRKLSFTGSTEVGQGLIAASAKRVLRTSMELGGNAPFLVFEDADLDKAVEGALLAKMRNMGEACTAANRFIVHESVADEFSEKFAKKLASLTPARGTEEKSTLGPLIDADSREKVKELVEDAVSRGANVVTGGKPVDGPGYFFEPTLLSGVPAEARVLSEEIFGPVAPVITFSTEEEAVNLANAADYGLVCYAFTKDLNRALRMGERLETGMLGINAGVVSNPAAPFGGVKMSGIGREGGFEGIEEYLSTQYIGFSDPWADEARA
- a CDS encoding LysE/ArgO family amino acid transporter — protein: MNADALAPLTTGFFAGLGLIVAIGAQNAYVLRQGIRREHVWVVVAICAGADLALIALGAASIGAVSSLAPWVLVALRWGGAAYLVWFAFTSFRSAVRGSDGLAAEAPRSAGSVALTALALTLLNPHVYLDTVLTLGTVVNRFGEHTWVAAAGAMAASLLWFPALGFGARALAPVFARPGVWRAVDAGVGVVMLAIAVLLVVG
- the rsmI gene encoding 16S rRNA (cytidine(1402)-2'-O)-methyltransferase, producing MSPDTASAGRIVLAGTPIGNLGDASPRLSEILQGADVIAAEDTRTFQRLQSALGLDITARVLAHHEHNEETSAAGLVDLAEAGAEVVLVTDAGMPAVSDPGYRLVRLAAERGVTVTCVPGPSAAITALAVSGIASDRFAFEGFLPRKTGERRSRLSDLSGESRTLVFFEAPHRIDDMLEDLALAFGPSRPAAVCREMTKHYEQVLRGTLADLAERATAEQLRGEIVVVVEGAPERGEEVGGDMLADVERLVAGGHRLKDACAVVAERHRLPKREVYQAVLASRGTP
- a CDS encoding dolichyl-phosphate-mannose--protein mannosyltransferase is translated as MKPLPRLSPLWAVVFALVTALAAALRLTGLNSPHALIFDETYYAKDAWALLSSGFERSWGPDADKQWLAGSTAGMGASGSYVVHPPLGKWLIALGLGAFGMEHAVGWRIAPAVVGTLTVPLLAFTARRLLRSNLWGAVAGFLLAVDGMHLVMSRAALLDIFLTFFLLLAFFFLVRDRDAADDAAFGSTSPRRPLVPVRGWRLLAGVSLGLALGVKWSALAFVAVFGLMTWLWDVARRRRAGGSRPVWNAVADAGTALWQTVVVAAPVYVATWAGWIATRGGYFRTWGEEHAHPAWLPDWAASLAHYHASAYTFHNELDADHPYEAQAVTWLFQGRPTSFFYEESAAGTAGCAAAKCSSAITDLGNPLIWWAGALSLIVVTAAWLLRRDGRAGAALAGVLAGLGPWFAFPSRTMFTFYSVSFEPWLILCLVYALALALSSARTPRSRAVVAWCIAGFVCVAAALSAWFWPIWTGQAIPYEQWRLRMWFDSWI